A single genomic interval of Carassius auratus strain Wakin chromosome 30, ASM336829v1, whole genome shotgun sequence harbors:
- the LOC113049021 gene encoding protein phosphatase Slingshot homolog 1-like isoform X2 — protein sequence MHLVVDSCQEVVLKMLPYFVDNAFVTQRQIYHILSESFFMVKGAALFLQQGSCPQGQRVHPHHKHAGDLPQHLQVMINILRSEDRIKLAVRLESVWSDRVRYMVVVYTNGRQDTEENILLGMDFSNKDSKNCSIGMVLPLWSDAKIHLDGDGGFSVTTAGRMHIFKPVSVQAMWSALQILHKACEVSRRYNYFPGGMALTWMGYYESCISSEQSCINEWNAMQDLETLRPDSPAVLIDKPTERERTECLIKAKLRSIMMYQDLENVTSKEIRNVLEQQMNRNLKDYKEFIDNEMLLILGQMDKATLIFDHLYLGSEWNASNLEELQETGVGYILNVTREIDNFFPGTFCYHNVRVYDDETTDLLAHWNDTYNFIVKAKMNQSKCLVHCKMGVSRSASTVIAYAMKENGWSLEKAYNFVKQRRSITRPNPSFMRQLAEYEGILDASKQRHNPLWHPDSDCDHPDCQQAAAPCCVNSETADHVTPDPTTPRVTVCCEPTAHSSPISLGLDPSRPQNYHYYFRRLSDSALDSEPSTPIHAPPPLVEVDRVYIEVADVEQDALLDDETFEGREGLPVPHFSAPGEGTAAQTCSRGAEPLEELRLRLEFSTVEEEDEEEAQKEQAEMEALAEGAKRGDGNDSEELSHEKGIDLASLNHLCNENSNNNNHLKTRQTLTESAHLKQHRSGSSFTSKPTQSALLEANRRGLVPLPLNSVPTIPIQTPPCANLSVTAKCGKLASDLCLDANAISLGHKDKPENKSLDQETDTRTMLLEVKGEGDSRQKEIDAQGSSAPLRNEREIDRLEKAEASCSVQQQETLVQLQRSGLVRRRKERLEKLSGLFQERARANELRGASSIKTEDVMNNSSDLADPFHRPIGARADFATEVAVPLTNEALLAVLGSGGLTPVSSPHGSTLTRSSSSDSLRSVRGKPGLVRQRTQEIEARMRLAGLTVPSRLKRSNSLAKLGSLTFSSEDLCSACSSDAGTLLMHSLSPEPERSLSPEWAKPWPSSSSSTSTNMEVFNQGEAAPEESKS from the exons ATGCATCTGGTCGTGGACTCCTGTCAGGAAGTTGTGCTGAAGATGCTACCGTACTTTGTGGATAATGCATTCGTCACACAGAGGCAGATCTACCACAT TCTAAGCGAGAGCTTCTTCATGGTCAAGGGGGCCGCTCTGTTTCTGCAGCAGGGCAGCTGTCCACAGGGTCAGAGAGTTCATCCTCACCACAAACATGCAG GTGACTTACCTCAGCATCTGCAGGTGATGATCAACATTCTTCGCTCTGAAGATCGCATCAAACTG GCGGTGCGGTTAGAAAGCGTGTGGTCGGACCGCGTGCGGTACATGGTGGTAGTCTACACAAATGGCCGTCAGGACACGGAGGAAAACATCTTGCTGGGGATGGACTTCAGTAACAAAGACAG TAAGAACTGCTCTATTGGGATGGTGCTGCCTCTGTGGAGTGATGCCAAGATTCATCTAGATGGTGATGG AGGCTTCAGTGTGACTACGGCCGGGCGCATGCACATCTTCAAGCCGGTATCAGTCCAGGCCATGTG GTCAGCATTGCAGATTTTACACAAGGCATGTGAGGTGTCACGAAGGTACAACTATTTCCCTGGTGGCATGGCGCTCACATGGATGGGGTACTACGAGAGCTGTATCAGCTCTGAACAGAGCTGCATCAATGAGTGGAACGCCATGCAGGATCTGGAAACACTGCGACCAGACTCTCCTGCCGTTTTAATTGACAA ACCaacagagagggagagaacaGAATGTCTGATCAAAGCCAAACTCAGGAGTATCATGATGTACCAGGACCTTGAAAATGTCACGTCCAAAGAG ATTCGTAATGTGCTGGAGCAACAGATGAACCGCAACCTGAAAGATTACAAAGAGTTCATTGACAATGAGATGCTGCTTATTCTTGGGCAGATGGACAAAGCCACGCTCATCTTTGACCATCTCTATCTG GGTTCTGAATGGAATGCTTCAAATCTAGAGGAGCTACAGGAAACCGG GGTGGGCTACATCTTAAATGTTACACGGGAAATAGATAACTTTTTCCCTGGAACATTTTGCTACCACAACGTCCGAGTGTATGACGATGAGACCACAGACTTACTGGCCCACTGGAACGATACTTACAACTTCATTGTCAAAGCAAA AATGAATCAGTCCAAGTGCCTGGTTCACTGTAAGATGGGCGTAAGCCGCTCGGCTTCTACAGTGATCGCATATGCCATGAAAGAGAACGGCTGGTCTCTGGAGAAAGCGTATAACTTTGTCAAACAGAGACGCAGTATCACCCGTCCCAATCCCAGCTTCATGAGACAGCTGGCAGAGTATGAGGGCATACTGGATGCCAG TAAGCAACGTCATAACCCACTGTGGCACCCTGATTCAGATTGTGATCATCCTGATTGCCAGCAAGCTGCTGCCCCTTGCTGTGTGAACTCTGAGACTGCGGATCATGTCACCCCAGACCCCACGACCCCCCGAGTCACTGTATGCTGCGAGCCTACCGCCCACTCCTCTCCAATTAGCCTAGGTCTGGACCCAAGCCGACCGCAAAATTACCACTATTACTTCCGTCGCTTGTCAGACTCAGCCCTCGACAGTGAACCTTCCACACCAATCCATGCACCACCACCTCTGGTGGAAGTAGATCGCGTCTACATCGAGGTTGCAGATGTGGAGCAAGATGCGCTCCTCGACGATGAAACCTTCGAGGGGCGCGAGGGTCTTCCTGTACCACACTTCAGTGCCCCAGGAGAGGGCACAGCCGCTCAGACCTGTTCTCGAGGGGCAGAGCCACTGGAGGAACTACGTCTGCGGCTGGAGTTCAGCAcggtggaggaggaggatgaagaggaggctCAGAAAGAGCAAGCAGAAATGGAGGCGTTAGCAGAGGGAGCGAAGAGAGGAGATGGGAATGATAGTGAAGAGTTGTCACATGAAAAGGGGATTGATCTCGCAAGCCTGAACCATCTGTGCAACGAGaactccaacaacaacaaccacctcAAAACGCGACAAACTCTAACT GAAAGTGCCCATCTGAAGCAGCATCGTTCTGGTTCATCGTTCACTTCCAAGCCCACCCAGAGTGCTCTGTTGGAGGCTAACAGACGAGGCCTTGTCCCTTTACCTCTCAACAGTGTGCCCACTATCCCAATTCAGACGCCACCCTGTGCCAACTTGTCCGTGACAGCCAAGTGTGGCAAACTTGCCTCAGATCTGTGCCTTGATGCCAATGCAATATCCTTAGGGCATAAAGATAAGCCAGAAAACAAATCTCTTGACCAAGAAACTGATACCCGGACAATGTTGCTCGAAGTCAAAGGGGAAGGAGATTCCAGGCAGAAAGAGATTGATGCACAGGGTTCCTCAGCTCCACTCAGGAACGAAAGAGAGATAGATCGTTTGGAGAAGGCAGAGGCGTCTTGTTCTGTGCAACAGCAAGAGACTCTGGTACAGCTGCAACGCTCTGGCCTCGTTCGCCGGCGAAAAGAACGCTTGGAAAAACTTTCCGGTCTCTTTCAGGAGCGTGCACGTGCAAATGAGCTACGGGGAGCCAGTTCAATCAAAACTGAGGATGTAATGAACAATTCAAGTGATTTAGCTGACCCTTTCCACAGGCCCATCGGAGCACGCGCAGATTTTGCTACTGAAGTGGCGGTGCCGCTGACGAATGAGGCTTTGCTGGCTGTCCTCGGTTCAGGCGGCTTGACACCAGTCTCGTCCCCGCACGGTTCCACGCTCACCCGCAGCTCCAGCAGCGACAGCCTACGCAGCGTCCGCGGCAAACCTGGCCTTGTGCGCCAACGTACGCAAGAAATCGAAGCCCGAATGAGACTCGCAGGACTTACTGTACCTTCCCGACTGAAACGCTCCAACTCGCTCGCCAAACTGGGCAGCCTAACCTTCTCATCCGAGGACTTGTGCTCGGCATGCTCCTCTGACGCCGGGACCCTTCTCATGCACTCATTGTCCCCAGAACCCGAGCGCTCGCTCAGCCCGGAATGGGCCAAACCCTggccctcttcctcctcctcgaCCTCCACAAACATGGAGGTCTTCAACCAAGGTGAAGCAGCACCTGAAGAGTCCAAGAGCTGA
- the LOC113049021 gene encoding protein phosphatase Slingshot homolog 1-like isoform X1 produces MALVTLQRSPTPSAASTSSTATNAGEDFGSDDERRLNQSLSESFFMVKGAALFLQQGSCPQGQRVHPHHKHAGDLPQHLQVMINILRSEDRIKLAVRLESVWSDRVRYMVVVYTNGRQDTEENILLGMDFSNKDSKNCSIGMVLPLWSDAKIHLDGDGGFSVTTAGRMHIFKPVSVQAMWSALQILHKACEVSRRYNYFPGGMALTWMGYYESCISSEQSCINEWNAMQDLETLRPDSPAVLIDKPTERERTECLIKAKLRSIMMYQDLENVTSKEIRNVLEQQMNRNLKDYKEFIDNEMLLILGQMDKATLIFDHLYLGSEWNASNLEELQETGVGYILNVTREIDNFFPGTFCYHNVRVYDDETTDLLAHWNDTYNFIVKAKMNQSKCLVHCKMGVSRSASTVIAYAMKENGWSLEKAYNFVKQRRSITRPNPSFMRQLAEYEGILDASKQRHNPLWHPDSDCDHPDCQQAAAPCCVNSETADHVTPDPTTPRVTVCCEPTAHSSPISLGLDPSRPQNYHYYFRRLSDSALDSEPSTPIHAPPPLVEVDRVYIEVADVEQDALLDDETFEGREGLPVPHFSAPGEGTAAQTCSRGAEPLEELRLRLEFSTVEEEDEEEAQKEQAEMEALAEGAKRGDGNDSEELSHEKGIDLASLNHLCNENSNNNNHLKTRQTLTESAHLKQHRSGSSFTSKPTQSALLEANRRGLVPLPLNSVPTIPIQTPPCANLSVTAKCGKLASDLCLDANAISLGHKDKPENKSLDQETDTRTMLLEVKGEGDSRQKEIDAQGSSAPLRNEREIDRLEKAEASCSVQQQETLVQLQRSGLVRRRKERLEKLSGLFQERARANELRGASSIKTEDVMNNSSDLADPFHRPIGARADFATEVAVPLTNEALLAVLGSGGLTPVSSPHGSTLTRSSSSDSLRSVRGKPGLVRQRTQEIEARMRLAGLTVPSRLKRSNSLAKLGSLTFSSEDLCSACSSDAGTLLMHSLSPEPERSLSPEWAKPWPSSSSSTSTNMEVFNQGEAAPEESKS; encoded by the exons TCTAAGCGAGAGCTTCTTCATGGTCAAGGGGGCCGCTCTGTTTCTGCAGCAGGGCAGCTGTCCACAGGGTCAGAGAGTTCATCCTCACCACAAACATGCAG GTGACTTACCTCAGCATCTGCAGGTGATGATCAACATTCTTCGCTCTGAAGATCGCATCAAACTG GCGGTGCGGTTAGAAAGCGTGTGGTCGGACCGCGTGCGGTACATGGTGGTAGTCTACACAAATGGCCGTCAGGACACGGAGGAAAACATCTTGCTGGGGATGGACTTCAGTAACAAAGACAG TAAGAACTGCTCTATTGGGATGGTGCTGCCTCTGTGGAGTGATGCCAAGATTCATCTAGATGGTGATGG AGGCTTCAGTGTGACTACGGCCGGGCGCATGCACATCTTCAAGCCGGTATCAGTCCAGGCCATGTG GTCAGCATTGCAGATTTTACACAAGGCATGTGAGGTGTCACGAAGGTACAACTATTTCCCTGGTGGCATGGCGCTCACATGGATGGGGTACTACGAGAGCTGTATCAGCTCTGAACAGAGCTGCATCAATGAGTGGAACGCCATGCAGGATCTGGAAACACTGCGACCAGACTCTCCTGCCGTTTTAATTGACAA ACCaacagagagggagagaacaGAATGTCTGATCAAAGCCAAACTCAGGAGTATCATGATGTACCAGGACCTTGAAAATGTCACGTCCAAAGAG ATTCGTAATGTGCTGGAGCAACAGATGAACCGCAACCTGAAAGATTACAAAGAGTTCATTGACAATGAGATGCTGCTTATTCTTGGGCAGATGGACAAAGCCACGCTCATCTTTGACCATCTCTATCTG GGTTCTGAATGGAATGCTTCAAATCTAGAGGAGCTACAGGAAACCGG GGTGGGCTACATCTTAAATGTTACACGGGAAATAGATAACTTTTTCCCTGGAACATTTTGCTACCACAACGTCCGAGTGTATGACGATGAGACCACAGACTTACTGGCCCACTGGAACGATACTTACAACTTCATTGTCAAAGCAAA AATGAATCAGTCCAAGTGCCTGGTTCACTGTAAGATGGGCGTAAGCCGCTCGGCTTCTACAGTGATCGCATATGCCATGAAAGAGAACGGCTGGTCTCTGGAGAAAGCGTATAACTTTGTCAAACAGAGACGCAGTATCACCCGTCCCAATCCCAGCTTCATGAGACAGCTGGCAGAGTATGAGGGCATACTGGATGCCAG TAAGCAACGTCATAACCCACTGTGGCACCCTGATTCAGATTGTGATCATCCTGATTGCCAGCAAGCTGCTGCCCCTTGCTGTGTGAACTCTGAGACTGCGGATCATGTCACCCCAGACCCCACGACCCCCCGAGTCACTGTATGCTGCGAGCCTACCGCCCACTCCTCTCCAATTAGCCTAGGTCTGGACCCAAGCCGACCGCAAAATTACCACTATTACTTCCGTCGCTTGTCAGACTCAGCCCTCGACAGTGAACCTTCCACACCAATCCATGCACCACCACCTCTGGTGGAAGTAGATCGCGTCTACATCGAGGTTGCAGATGTGGAGCAAGATGCGCTCCTCGACGATGAAACCTTCGAGGGGCGCGAGGGTCTTCCTGTACCACACTTCAGTGCCCCAGGAGAGGGCACAGCCGCTCAGACCTGTTCTCGAGGGGCAGAGCCACTGGAGGAACTACGTCTGCGGCTGGAGTTCAGCAcggtggaggaggaggatgaagaggaggctCAGAAAGAGCAAGCAGAAATGGAGGCGTTAGCAGAGGGAGCGAAGAGAGGAGATGGGAATGATAGTGAAGAGTTGTCACATGAAAAGGGGATTGATCTCGCAAGCCTGAACCATCTGTGCAACGAGaactccaacaacaacaaccacctcAAAACGCGACAAACTCTAACT GAAAGTGCCCATCTGAAGCAGCATCGTTCTGGTTCATCGTTCACTTCCAAGCCCACCCAGAGTGCTCTGTTGGAGGCTAACAGACGAGGCCTTGTCCCTTTACCTCTCAACAGTGTGCCCACTATCCCAATTCAGACGCCACCCTGTGCCAACTTGTCCGTGACAGCCAAGTGTGGCAAACTTGCCTCAGATCTGTGCCTTGATGCCAATGCAATATCCTTAGGGCATAAAGATAAGCCAGAAAACAAATCTCTTGACCAAGAAACTGATACCCGGACAATGTTGCTCGAAGTCAAAGGGGAAGGAGATTCCAGGCAGAAAGAGATTGATGCACAGGGTTCCTCAGCTCCACTCAGGAACGAAAGAGAGATAGATCGTTTGGAGAAGGCAGAGGCGTCTTGTTCTGTGCAACAGCAAGAGACTCTGGTACAGCTGCAACGCTCTGGCCTCGTTCGCCGGCGAAAAGAACGCTTGGAAAAACTTTCCGGTCTCTTTCAGGAGCGTGCACGTGCAAATGAGCTACGGGGAGCCAGTTCAATCAAAACTGAGGATGTAATGAACAATTCAAGTGATTTAGCTGACCCTTTCCACAGGCCCATCGGAGCACGCGCAGATTTTGCTACTGAAGTGGCGGTGCCGCTGACGAATGAGGCTTTGCTGGCTGTCCTCGGTTCAGGCGGCTTGACACCAGTCTCGTCCCCGCACGGTTCCACGCTCACCCGCAGCTCCAGCAGCGACAGCCTACGCAGCGTCCGCGGCAAACCTGGCCTTGTGCGCCAACGTACGCAAGAAATCGAAGCCCGAATGAGACTCGCAGGACTTACTGTACCTTCCCGACTGAAACGCTCCAACTCGCTCGCCAAACTGGGCAGCCTAACCTTCTCATCCGAGGACTTGTGCTCGGCATGCTCCTCTGACGCCGGGACCCTTCTCATGCACTCATTGTCCCCAGAACCCGAGCGCTCGCTCAGCCCGGAATGGGCCAAACCCTggccctcttcctcctcctcgaCCTCCACAAACATGGAGGTCTTCAACCAAGGTGAAGCAGCACCTGAAGAGTCCAAGAGCTGA